Proteins encoded by one window of Deltaproteobacteria bacterium:
- the carB gene encoding carbamoyl-phosphate synthase large subunit gives MPKRSDLQTILLIGSGPIVIGQACEFDYSGVQACKALREEGYRVVLVNSNPATIMTDPEFADRTYIEPMTAEVLEQIIAIERPQAILPTIGGQTGLNLAIEVAEAGVLDRYGVELIGAKLPAIKKAEDRNLFKAAMQKIGLDLPRSGYACSVAEAEAIRAEIPLPLIIRPSRTLGGTGGGVAATPEEFRAIVESGLAASPTHELLIEESIAGWKEFELEVMRDGKDNVVIVCSIENFDPMGVHTGDSITVAPAQTLTDKEYQLMRNAAIRIIREIGVDTGGSNIQFGVHPGTGRLVVIEMNPRVSRSSALASKATGFPIAKIAAKLAVGYTLDEIKNDITRETPACFEPTIDYVV, from the coding sequence GTGCCGAAACGAAGCGACCTCCAGACCATTCTCCTGATCGGCTCGGGCCCGATCGTCATCGGCCAGGCGTGCGAGTTCGACTACTCCGGCGTCCAGGCGTGCAAGGCGCTTCGCGAGGAGGGCTACCGCGTCGTGCTCGTGAACTCGAACCCGGCGACGATCATGACCGATCCGGAGTTCGCCGATCGCACCTACATCGAGCCGATGACCGCGGAGGTGTTGGAGCAGATCATCGCGATCGAGCGGCCGCAGGCGATCCTGCCGACGATCGGAGGGCAGACCGGGTTGAACCTCGCGATCGAGGTCGCGGAGGCCGGCGTCCTCGACAGGTACGGTGTCGAGCTGATCGGCGCGAAGCTGCCGGCGATCAAGAAGGCGGAGGACCGCAACCTCTTCAAGGCGGCGATGCAGAAGATCGGCCTCGACCTGCCGCGGAGCGGCTACGCCTGCAGCGTCGCCGAGGCGGAGGCGATTCGCGCCGAGATCCCGCTGCCCTTGATCATCCGGCCGTCGCGGACCCTCGGCGGCACGGGCGGCGGCGTCGCGGCGACGCCGGAGGAGTTCCGCGCCATCGTCGAGAGCGGCCTCGCCGCCTCGCCGACCCACGAGCTGCTGATCGAGGAATCGATCGCGGGCTGGAAGGAGTTCGAGCTCGAGGTGATGCGCGATGGCAAGGACAATGTCGTCATCGTCTGCTCGATCGAGAACTTCGACCCGATGGGCGTGCACACCGGCGACTCGATCACGGTGGCGCCGGCGCAGACGCTCACCGACAAGGAGTACCAGCTGATGCGGAACGCGGCGATCCGCATCATCCGCGAGATCGGCGTCGATACCGGCGGCTCCAACATCCAGTTCGGCGTTCACCCCGGGACCGGGCGCCTCGTCGTCATCGAGATGAACCCCCGCGTCTCGCGGAGCTCGGCACTCGCTTCCAAGGCCACCGGCTTCCCGATCGCGAAGATCGCCGCCAAGCTCGCGGTCGGCTACACGCTCGACGAGATCAAGAACGACATCACGCGCGAGACGCCGGCCTGCTTCGAGCCGACGATCGACTACGTCGT
- the carA gene encoding glutamine-hydrolyzing carbamoyl-phosphate synthase small subunit — translation MSSSLPCSGDRGDRPALLALADGTVFRGRAFGAGGEVGGEVVFNTAMTGYQEILTDPSYHEQLVAMTYPEIGNVGVNGEDVEAMKPFLKGFIVKEYWEPASNWRAEQSLGDYMRAHGIVGIACIDTRALVRHLRTHGAQEAIISTVDLDADRLVARAKERPGMVGRDLVREVTCEAAYDWREPLWQLEGTGGAPRSDGPLVVAYDYGIKYNILRNLVSAGCRVRVVPAATSAADVLAQKPDGVFLSNGPGDPDAVPYARENVAALVGKVPIFGICLGHQILALALGGRTYKLKFGHHGANHPVMDTTTGKVEITSQNHGFAVDVDALAGKATLTHLNLNDRTVEGLTHTREPLFSVQYHPEASPGPHDSGYLFRRFVDLIERTKKG, via the coding sequence ATGAGCAGCTCACTACCGTGCAGCGGGGACCGGGGCGATCGGCCCGCGCTGCTCGCGCTCGCGGACGGGACGGTGTTTCGCGGGCGCGCGTTCGGCGCCGGCGGTGAGGTCGGCGGTGAGGTCGTCTTCAACACCGCCATGACCGGCTACCAGGAGATCCTGACCGATCCGTCGTACCACGAGCAGCTGGTCGCGATGACGTATCCGGAGATCGGCAACGTCGGCGTGAACGGCGAGGACGTCGAGGCGATGAAGCCCTTCCTGAAGGGCTTCATCGTGAAGGAGTACTGGGAGCCCGCGAGCAACTGGCGCGCCGAGCAGAGCCTCGGCGACTACATGAGGGCGCACGGCATCGTCGGCATCGCCTGCATCGACACGCGCGCGCTCGTCCGCCATCTGCGGACGCACGGCGCGCAGGAAGCCATCATCTCCACCGTCGACCTCGACGCGGATCGTCTCGTCGCGCGCGCGAAGGAGCGGCCCGGGATGGTCGGCCGCGACCTCGTGCGCGAGGTCACCTGCGAGGCTGCCTACGACTGGCGCGAGCCGCTCTGGCAGCTCGAAGGAACGGGCGGCGCGCCGCGATCCGACGGGCCGCTCGTCGTCGCCTACGACTACGGCATCAAGTACAACATCCTGCGCAACCTCGTGAGCGCCGGCTGTCGCGTGCGCGTCGTGCCGGCGGCGACGTCGGCCGCCGACGTGCTGGCGCAGAAGCCGGACGGCGTCTTCCTCTCGAACGGTCCCGGCGACCCCGACGCGGTGCCGTACGCGCGCGAGAACGTCGCCGCGCTCGTCGGCAAGGTGCCGATCTTCGGCATCTGTCTCGGCCACCAGATCCTCGCGCTCGCGCTCGGTGGCCGCACCTACAAGCTCAAGTTCGGACACCACGGCGCCAACCACCCGGTGATGGACACGACCACCGGCAAGGTCGAGATCACGTCGCAGAACCACGGATTCGCGGTCGACGTCGACGCGCTCGCGGGGAAGGCGACGCTCACCCACCTCAACTTGAACGATCGCACCGTCGAGGGCCTCACGCACACCAGAGAGCCGCTCTTCTCCGTGCAATACCATCCGGAAGCCTCGCCCGGTCCGCACGATTCGGGCTATCTCTTCCGGCGCTTCGTGGATCTCATCGAGCGGACGAAGAAAGGCTGA
- a CDS encoding dihydroorotase, producing the protein MDLVIRNGRVLDPARDVDRIAHVLVDAGRVADVVAPGDVPRARASIDAAGLWVTPGLVDMHVHLREPGGEHKETIATGVTAAVAGGFTTVAAMANTSPVNDDPEITRWMIARAAEAGLARVLPIAAVTKGLAGETLTDFAALRAAGAVAFSDDGVPIARPEIMRAALAAGRRVDAAVIAHAEDRTLACGGVMHAGPVAERLGLPGMTSAAESEMVKRDCALAAETGGHLHVAHLSTAAAVAIVRAARAAGTRVTAEATPHHFTLDAEAVAVHGALAKMNPPLRAHEDVAAVRAALADGTLDVIASDHAPHHADEKARGMAEAPFGIVGLETTLPLVLELVYAGVLTVAIAIRALTIGPARALGIDAGTLAPGAVADVTVIDPEARWTIDPTAFRSRSRNTPFAGRAVRGRAVAVCLAGRVIDHHLGGRFAR; encoded by the coding sequence ATCGATCTGGTGATCCGCAACGGTCGCGTGCTGGACCCGGCGCGCGACGTCGATCGTATCGCGCACGTGCTCGTCGACGCGGGCCGCGTGGCGGACGTCGTCGCCCCCGGCGACGTTCCGCGGGCGCGCGCGTCGATCGATGCGGCCGGGCTCTGGGTGACTCCCGGCCTCGTCGACATGCACGTCCATCTCCGTGAGCCGGGCGGCGAGCACAAGGAGACGATCGCGACGGGGGTGACCGCGGCGGTCGCGGGAGGCTTCACGACCGTCGCGGCGATGGCCAACACGAGCCCCGTGAACGACGATCCCGAGATCACGCGCTGGATGATCGCGCGCGCCGCCGAAGCCGGGCTCGCGCGCGTGCTGCCGATCGCCGCGGTGACGAAGGGGCTCGCGGGCGAGACCTTGACCGACTTCGCGGCCCTCCGTGCCGCCGGCGCGGTCGCGTTCTCCGACGACGGCGTGCCGATCGCGCGGCCGGAGATCATGCGCGCCGCGCTCGCGGCGGGACGCCGCGTGGATGCCGCGGTGATCGCGCACGCGGAGGACCGCACCCTCGCGTGCGGCGGCGTGATGCATGCCGGACCCGTCGCGGAGCGCCTCGGCCTCCCGGGCATGACGTCCGCCGCCGAGAGCGAGATGGTGAAGCGCGACTGCGCGCTCGCCGCGGAAACCGGCGGCCATCTGCACGTCGCGCACCTCAGCACCGCGGCCGCGGTCGCGATCGTCCGCGCGGCGCGGGCGGCCGGGACGCGCGTCACGGCGGAGGCGACGCCGCACCACTTCACGCTCGACGCGGAGGCCGTCGCGGTGCACGGCGCGCTCGCGAAGATGAATCCGCCGCTCCGCGCCCACGAGGACGTGGCCGCCGTGCGCGCGGCCCTCGCCGACGGCACCCTCGACGTGATCGCGTCCGATCACGCGCCCCATCACGCCGACGAGAAGGCGCGCGGGATGGCCGAGGCTCCGTTCGGCATCGTCGGCCTCGAGACGACGCTCCCGCTCGTGCTCGAGCTGGTGTACGCGGGCGTGCTCACCGTGGCGATCGCGATCCGCGCCCTCACGATCGGTCCCGCGCGCGCGCTCGGCATCGACGCCGGGACGCTCGCGCCCGGCGCGGTCGCCGACGTGACGGTGATCGACCCGGAGGCGCGCTGGACGATTGACCCGACGGCCTTCCGCTCCCGGAGCCGCAACACGCCGTTCGCGGGCCGCGCCGTACGCGGACGCGCGGTCGCGGTCTGTCTCGCGGGGCGCGTCATCGACCATCATCTCGGGGGGAGGTTCGCGCGATGA
- a CDS encoding aspartate carbamoyltransferase catalytic subunit translates to MSRHVLAIADLSDEEIDSILRRTEEMEAALETRDAGQIPKSAAGRIMATLFYEPSTRTRLSFEAAMWRLGGAVIGASDMKSSSASKGETLADTAKVVSSYADVLVLRHFWDGAARVAAEHADVPLINAGDGSHEHPTQTLCDLYTLKRAKGTLRGITVAIGGDLKRGRTAHSLVRALARFKANIVIIPARGMEFPDWLLQKVAEEYGYRPTVARPGDLKALARDVNALYLAPARPHQLTLFTDTEFDLEERLAEAEPITLDALYMTRPQRERRDDTTDDGVEYLRIDTDTFQDPAMRHTVLMHPLPRTGEISSALDRDPRALYFRQAASGVPVRMALVEMVLAERVGREVAVPAARAERGAMRIGPRCANPNCITRREPVQSERRFRFHRERVGRAHLVCLYCDHETRIQVIGNRKSKHFHVYEEPMYGYLDAWLRDDALVIFDTVKQAEEAAYKSYKLGPQKSIMTAQEIERAIAELTDAILRDTRELKDLVIVGVRMAGAFLAHRIVERIHALRGAAVDLGVLDVQGGGDVIPRWPGTPATEGSNVTIANRHVVIVDDVINSGWTAKDALSCVWRAGRPLSARLAVLIDRGHRQLPIKPTYVGKHLPTAPHERVRVRLRELDREHRDRVVIYSYVDPKAAA, encoded by the coding sequence ATGAGTCGACACGTTCTGGCGATCGCCGATCTCTCCGACGAGGAAATCGACAGCATCCTGCGCCGCACGGAGGAGATGGAGGCGGCGCTGGAGACGCGCGACGCCGGCCAGATCCCGAAGAGCGCCGCCGGTCGCATCATGGCGACGCTCTTCTACGAACCGAGCACGCGGACGCGCCTCTCGTTCGAGGCGGCGATGTGGCGGCTCGGCGGCGCGGTCATCGGCGCCTCCGACATGAAGAGCTCTTCGGCGTCGAAGGGCGAGACCCTGGCTGACACCGCCAAGGTCGTCTCCAGCTACGCCGACGTTCTGGTGCTGCGGCACTTCTGGGATGGGGCGGCGCGCGTCGCGGCCGAGCACGCCGACGTGCCGCTCATCAACGCGGGGGACGGCAGCCACGAGCACCCGACGCAAACGCTCTGCGATCTCTACACGTTGAAGCGCGCCAAGGGTACGCTTCGCGGCATCACGGTCGCGATCGGCGGCGACCTGAAGCGCGGCCGGACGGCCCATTCGCTCGTCCGCGCCCTCGCGCGCTTCAAGGCGAACATCGTCATCATTCCGGCCCGCGGGATGGAGTTTCCCGACTGGTTGCTGCAAAAGGTCGCGGAGGAGTACGGCTACCGGCCGACGGTCGCCCGACCGGGCGACTTGAAGGCGCTCGCGCGCGACGTAAACGCGCTCTATCTGGCGCCGGCCCGCCCGCACCAACTGACCTTGTTCACCGACACGGAATTCGATCTCGAGGAGCGCCTCGCGGAAGCCGAGCCGATCACGCTCGACGCGCTCTACATGACGCGTCCGCAGCGCGAGCGCCGCGACGACACGACCGACGACGGCGTCGAGTACCTGCGCATCGACACCGACACGTTCCAGGATCCGGCGATGCGGCATACGGTGCTGATGCACCCGCTGCCGCGGACGGGCGAGATCTCCTCGGCGCTCGATCGCGACCCGCGCGCGCTCTACTTCCGACAGGCCGCTTCGGGCGTGCCCGTGCGGATGGCGCTCGTCGAGATGGTTCTCGCGGAGCGGGTCGGCCGCGAGGTCGCGGTGCCGGCGGCGCGCGCCGAGCGTGGCGCGATGCGCATCGGGCCCCGCTGCGCCAACCCCAATTGCATTACGCGGCGCGAGCCGGTGCAGTCCGAGCGCCGTTTTCGCTTCCACCGCGAGCGCGTCGGACGCGCCCACCTCGTGTGCCTCTATTGCGACCACGAGACGCGCATCCAGGTGATCGGCAACCGTAAATCGAAGCACTTCCACGTCTACGAAGAGCCCATGTACGGCTACCTCGACGCGTGGCTCCGTGACGACGCGCTCGTGATCTTCGACACGGTGAAGCAGGCCGAGGAAGCCGCGTACAAGTCGTACAAGCTCGGTCCGCAGAAATCGATCATGACGGCGCAGGAGATCGAGCGCGCGATCGCCGAGCTCACCGATGCGATCCTGCGTGACACCCGCGAGCTCAAAGATCTGGTGATCGTCGGAGTTCGCATGGCGGGCGCCTTCCTCGCGCATCGCATCGTCGAGCGCATCCACGCGCTCCGCGGCGCCGCCGTCGACCTCGGCGTTCTCGATGTGCAGGGCGGCGGCGACGTGATCCCGCGCTGGCCCGGTACGCCGGCGACGGAGGGGTCGAACGTCACGATCGCGAATCGCCACGTCGTGATCGTCGACGACGTGATCAACAGCGGCTGGACGGCGAAGGACGCGCTCTCGTGCGTCTGGCGGGCCGGGCGGCCGCTCTCGGCGCGCCTCGCGGTGCTGATCGACCGCGGGCACCGCCAGCTGCCGATCAAGCCGACGTACGTCGGCAAGCACCTCCCGACCGCGCCCCACGAGCGGGTGCGGGTGCGGCTGCGCGAGCTCGATCGCGAGCACCGCGATCGCGTCGTCATCTACTCGTACGTCGACCCGAAGGCCGCGGCGTGA
- the pyrR gene encoding bifunctional pyr operon transcriptional regulator/uracil phosphoribosyltransferase PyrR, producing the protein MTDVPAILLDGTAIGRAVSRLAHQILERDRAVEQLVLVGVRSRGVQLAHRIARKIEELAGRIVPVGAIDITPYRDDVEEPRDRIEGPETDVAFSIDDAVVVLVDDVLSTGRTVRVALDVLGGLGRPHAIQVAVLVDRGNREVPIRADFVGQNVPDTEARRVHVRVRELDGRDEVALV; encoded by the coding sequence GTGACCGACGTGCCCGCGATCCTCCTCGATGGCACCGCCATCGGCCGCGCTGTCTCGCGCCTCGCGCACCAGATCCTCGAACGCGACCGCGCCGTCGAGCAGCTCGTCCTGGTCGGGGTGCGGTCGCGCGGCGTCCAGCTCGCGCATCGGATCGCGCGGAAGATCGAGGAGCTCGCGGGGCGCATCGTGCCGGTCGGCGCGATCGACATCACGCCCTACCGCGACGACGTCGAGGAGCCGCGCGATCGCATCGAGGGACCGGAGACCGACGTCGCGTTCTCGATCGACGACGCCGTCGTCGTCCTGGTGGACGACGTGCTCTCGACGGGCCGCACGGTACGGGTCGCCCTCGACGTGCTCGGCGGCCTCGGACGTCCGCACGCGATCCAGGTCGCCGTCCTCGTCGACCGCGGCAACCGCGAGGTCCCCATCCGGGCCGACTTCGTAGGCCAGAACGTTCCCGACACCGAGGCCCGCCGCGTGCACGTACGGGTCCGCGAGCTCGACGGCCGCGACGAGGTCGCGCTCGTATGA
- a CDS encoding DTW domain-containing protein, with product MLAYRPTCHRCLRPASHCYCAHLTPITSRTRVVFLQHPREYRMPIGTARMTNLGLMNSELHVGADLDRHPRVRALTDDPRGAALLFPGEDAVEPWTLPDGPPTTLVVLDGTWIQARKMLARSRRLQRLPRVAFTPPRPGLYRIRREPAAHCLATVEAVVQVLGRLENDPDRFVPLLRAFDQMVEQQLRYKTTRPNPYFHAPRPRLPDRERVRAMLARDRGRVVLVHGEANAHAMAARVPGDPELLQLVAERYATGERYEALLAPRRPLAPSVPGHLELPAHRFVDAEHVRAALDRFASFLRPGDRLASWGRFTLDLLAAEGIPAPEAINLRDVAARALERSPRGPEQAAADLAGKDPPRRTWTDGRAGRRVAALATIVARVLREP from the coding sequence GTGCTCGCGTACCGCCCGACCTGCCACCGCTGCCTCCGGCCGGCCTCGCATTGCTATTGCGCCCACCTGACCCCGATCACGAGCCGGACCCGCGTCGTGTTCCTCCAGCACCCCCGCGAGTACCGCATGCCGATCGGCACCGCGCGCATGACGAACCTCGGCCTCATGAACTCCGAGCTGCACGTCGGCGCCGACCTCGACCGCCACCCCCGGGTGCGGGCGCTCACCGACGACCCCCGCGGCGCCGCGCTGCTCTTCCCCGGAGAGGATGCCGTCGAGCCCTGGACGCTCCCCGACGGACCACCGACGACCCTGGTCGTCCTCGACGGTACGTGGATCCAGGCGCGGAAGATGCTCGCGCGGAGTCGACGCCTGCAGCGCCTGCCCCGCGTCGCATTCACCCCGCCGCGCCCCGGACTGTACCGCATCCGCCGCGAGCCCGCCGCGCACTGTCTCGCCACCGTCGAAGCGGTCGTCCAGGTGCTCGGCCGGCTGGAGAATGATCCGGACCGCTTCGTGCCGCTGTTGCGGGCCTTCGACCAGATGGTCGAGCAGCAGCTGCGCTACAAGACTACGCGGCCGAACCCCTACTTCCACGCCCCCCGGCCGCGCCTGCCGGATCGGGAGCGTGTTCGCGCGATGCTCGCCAGGGACCGAGGGCGCGTGGTCCTCGTGCACGGCGAGGCGAACGCCCACGCCATGGCGGCGCGCGTCCCGGGCGATCCCGAGCTGCTGCAACTCGTCGCCGAGCGGTACGCCACCGGCGAGCGCTACGAAGCCCTGCTGGCGCCGCGCCGGCCGCTCGCACCCTCGGTACCGGGCCATCTCGAGCTACCGGCCCACCGCTTCGTCGACGCCGAGCACGTGCGCGCCGCGCTCGACCGCTTCGCGAGCTTCCTTCGCCCGGGCGACCGGCTCGCGTCCTGGGGCCGCTTCACGCTCGACCTCCTCGCGGCCGAGGGTATTCCCGCCCCGGAGGCGATCAATCTCCGGGACGTGGCCGCACGCGCGCTCGAGCGAAGCCCGCGGGGTCCGGAGCAGGCGGCCGCCGACCTCGCCGGGAAAGACCCGCCGCGACGGACGTGGACCGACGGACGCGCCGGCCGTCGCGTCGCGGCGCTCGCGACGATCGTCGCGCGAGTGCTCCGCGAGCCCTGA
- a CDS encoding winged helix-turn-helix domain-containing protein, producing the protein MKYVFAGFELDAAAGELRRDGEVVAVEPQVFGLLHLLADNRDRMVSRDEIIEKVWDGRVVSDSALDSRVKSARRALGDDGKAQRLIRTVHGRGFRLVAEVRVVAAELRDVVAADAARPSIAVLPFRVIGGDERSATVADALPDELIAELSRLRWLFVIARGSTFRFRGAVVDPREVGQALGARYCLSGAVEVAGRSVVVTVELLDARDGGVVWADRSATRLEDVHETRASIAVRVVTALDLQIPMHEAQAARIAAPESLDAWAAYHLGLQHMFRFHRADNATAGELFARAAAADPRFARAHAGRSFVHFQNAFLGYTGDAAAEAQAARDAAERSVALDPLDPFANLTMGRSFWLVGDLDTSLAWLERATALSPSYAQGIYARAWTHALSGRGAAGRADADAAMALSPLDPLYYAMAATRALAHVVADEHAAAADWAERAARSPGAHVLIAVVAVAAHALAGDRARAAAWAANVRARRDAFTAGDFFRSFPFADDRARTRIAKALAACGL; encoded by the coding sequence ATGAAGTACGTGTTCGCGGGCTTCGAGCTCGATGCCGCGGCCGGCGAGCTCCGCCGCGACGGCGAGGTGGTCGCCGTCGAGCCCCAGGTCTTCGGCCTTCTGCACCTCCTCGCCGACAATCGCGACCGGATGGTCTCGCGCGACGAGATCATCGAGAAGGTCTGGGACGGACGTGTCGTCTCCGATTCGGCGCTCGACAGCCGGGTGAAGTCGGCGCGGCGGGCGCTCGGCGACGACGGCAAGGCGCAGCGGCTCATTCGCACCGTGCACGGCCGCGGTTTTCGCCTCGTCGCCGAGGTGCGGGTCGTCGCCGCCGAGCTGCGCGACGTCGTCGCGGCCGACGCGGCGCGGCCGTCGATCGCGGTGCTGCCCTTCCGCGTGATCGGCGGCGACGAGCGGTCGGCGACCGTGGCGGATGCGCTTCCCGACGAGCTGATCGCCGAGCTTTCCCGCCTGCGCTGGCTCTTCGTGATCGCGCGCGGGTCGACCTTCCGCTTCCGGGGTGCGGTGGTCGATCCGCGCGAGGTCGGCCAGGCGCTCGGCGCGCGCTATTGCCTGTCGGGTGCGGTGGAGGTGGCGGGACGCTCGGTCGTCGTCACGGTGGAGCTGCTCGACGCGCGTGACGGCGGCGTCGTCTGGGCGGATCGCAGCGCGACGAGGCTGGAGGACGTCCACGAGACGCGGGCGTCGATCGCCGTCCGCGTCGTGACGGCGCTCGACCTGCAGATCCCCATGCACGAGGCGCAGGCGGCGCGCATCGCCGCGCCAGAGTCGCTCGATGCCTGGGCGGCCTATCACCTCGGCCTGCAGCACATGTTCCGCTTCCATCGCGCCGACAACGCGACCGCGGGCGAGCTCTTCGCGCGTGCCGCCGCCGCCGACCCGCGGTTCGCGCGGGCGCACGCCGGCCGCTCGTTCGTGCACTTCCAGAACGCCTTCCTCGGGTACACGGGGGACGCCGCCGCAGAGGCGCAGGCGGCGCGCGACGCGGCCGAGCGGAGCGTCGCGCTCGACCCGCTCGACCCGTTCGCGAACCTCACCATGGGGAGAAGCTTCTGGCTGGTCGGCGACCTCGACACGAGCCTCGCGTGGCTCGAGCGCGCGACGGCCCTCAGCCCGAGCTACGCCCAGGGGATCTACGCGCGAGCCTGGACGCATGCCCTCTCGGGTCGGGGTGCGGCGGGGCGGGCCGATGCGGACGCCGCGATGGCGCTGAGCCCGCTCGACCCGCTGTACTACGCGATGGCCGCGACGCGGGCGCTCGCGCACGTCGTTGCGGACGAGCACGCCGCCGCGGCCGACTGGGCCGAGCGCGCGGCGCGCTCGCCGGGCGCGCACGTGCTGATCGCCGTGGTCGCCGTCGCCGCGCACGCGCTCGCCGGGGACCGCGCGCGCGCGGCTGCGTGGGCGGCGAACGTGCGCGCGCGGAGGGACGCGTTCACCGCCGGCGATTTCTTCCGCTCTTTCCCGTTCGCCGACGACCGCGCCCGCACCCGGATCGCGAAGGCCCTCGCGGCCTGCGGGCTGTGA
- a CDS encoding tautomerase family protein, protein MPLVTIDLIEDVFTPTQKQELIEKVTEAMIAVEGEALRPVTWVRINEVAQGDWAIGGKCLRAADVRALKAGKAA, encoded by the coding sequence ATGCCGCTCGTCACCATCGATCTGATCGAAGACGTGTTTACCCCGACCCAGAAGCAGGAGCTCATCGAGAAGGTCACGGAGGCCATGATCGCCGTCGAGGGCGAAGCGCTCCGGCCGGTCACCTGGGTCCGCATCAACGAGGTCGCCCAGGGCGACTGGGCGATCGGCGGCAAATGCCTGCGCGCCGCCGACGTACGGGCCCTCAAGGCGGGAAAGGCAGCGTAA
- a CDS encoding c-type cytochrome, with the protein MAWAARVVRALVMVVVWAFAVAAHADTSNGARFFHRDCARCHGLHGRGDGPDAVIFPEPPRDLRSGFLAKYSNAELARRVRRGSSLDLALDPAALKAREGDVEVVAAHLRRLPTIDWALVEPGHDVYADRCASCHGIYGKPPLQAGGNDKVASHDLSDPEFQRDLSDDRLRALVGERHAPPLKLTTKDAAAVGAYVKILSRGYEVYARYCVNCHGDAGRGDVVAVPGQPQPTARFDAAYFEAHDQAYVTDRVWHMLKEKKPRMPHLRHEVSETAANAIVDFLKQRQH; encoded by the coding sequence ATGGCATGGGCCGCCCGAGTCGTGAGGGCGCTCGTGATGGTCGTGGTGTGGGCCTTCGCCGTGGCGGCGCACGCCGACACGAGCAACGGAGCGCGGTTCTTCCACCGCGACTGCGCCCGATGCCACGGCCTGCACGGCCGGGGCGACGGTCCCGATGCCGTCATCTTCCCGGAGCCGCCACGTGATTTGCGCAGCGGGTTTCTCGCGAAGTACTCCAATGCCGAGCTCGCGCGTCGTGTGCGGCGCGGGAGCTCGCTCGACCTCGCCCTCGACCCCGCGGCCCTGAAGGCGCGGGAGGGAGACGTCGAGGTCGTCGCAGCGCATCTCAGGCGTCTGCCGACGATCGACTGGGCGCTGGTCGAGCCCGGACACGACGTGTACGCCGACCGGTGCGCCTCGTGCCATGGGATCTACGGCAAGCCGCCGCTGCAGGCGGGCGGAAACGACAAGGTGGCCTCACACGACCTCTCGGATCCGGAGTTCCAGCGCGATCTGAGCGACGACCGGCTCCGAGCGCTCGTCGGCGAGCGGCATGCGCCGCCACTGAAGCTCACGACGAAGGACGCCGCGGCCGTCGGCGCGTACGTGAAGATCCTGTCGCGCGGATACGAGGTCTACGCGCGCTACTGCGTCAACTGCCACGGTGATGCCGGTCGCGGCGACGTCGTCGCGGTTCCGGGCCAGCCGCAGCCGACCGCCAGGTTCGACGCCGCGTACTTCGAGGCGCACGACCAGGCCTACGTCACCGATCGCGTCTGGCACATGCTGAAGGAAAAGAAGCCTCGCATGCCGCACCTGCGACACGAGGTCTCCGAGACGGCGGCGAACGCGATCGTCGACTTCCTGAAGCAGCGGCAGCATTGA